One window from the genome of Verrucomicrobiia bacterium encodes:
- a CDS encoding phospholipase — protein MPARSLLVLPDDSPGGILEAIADASRTLCVKMFVFSDPDLLKAVIAAKRRGVNVRVMLNPARRDGEDDNAECRKALHAAGVEVKDSNPDFGLTHEKSMVVDDTVAFVKSLNWATKNLTETRDYAVSTEHPKEVREVLECFEADWNRESFAPGSHPHLIWCPINGRDRIAEFIDRANHRLFIQNERYQDPIIIERLVRAATRGVKVHVMARPPHALKREKLLEGVGGLRILDDVGIRVHKLKHLKLHGKMLLADGLRAVIGSINLAPGSFDDRRELAIEIHDDDVVERLHKVSHHDWEHSHPLDLTDEGLLADLADREGAGRLALKPGK, from the coding sequence ATGCCTGCCCGCTCGCTGCTGGTCCTGCCCGACGATTCGCCTGGTGGAATCCTGGAGGCGATCGCCGATGCCTCCCGCACGCTGTGCGTCAAAATGTTCGTCTTTTCAGATCCGGATCTGCTGAAGGCGGTGATTGCGGCCAAGCGGCGCGGGGTGAACGTGCGGGTGATGCTCAACCCGGCGCGCCGGGATGGCGAGGATGACAACGCGGAGTGCCGCAAGGCGCTGCATGCCGCCGGTGTGGAGGTGAAGGACAGCAATCCGGATTTCGGATTGACCCACGAAAAATCCATGGTTGTGGACGACACCGTGGCCTTCGTGAAGTCCCTCAATTGGGCGACCAAGAACCTCACGGAGACCCGCGATTACGCCGTGTCCACAGAGCATCCGAAGGAGGTCCGGGAGGTGCTCGAGTGTTTCGAGGCTGACTGGAACCGCGAGTCCTTTGCCCCGGGGAGCCATCCGCACCTGATCTGGTGCCCCATCAATGGCCGCGACCGGATCGCCGAATTCATCGACCGGGCGAACCACCGGCTCTTCATTCAAAACGAGCGCTATCAGGATCCCATCATCATCGAGCGCCTGGTGCGCGCGGCCACCCGCGGCGTGAAGGTCCACGTCATGGCCCGGCCGCCCCATGCGCTGAAAAGGGAAAAGCTGCTCGAAGGCGTGGGCGGCTTGCGCATCCTGGACGACGTCGGGATCAGGGTGCACAAGCTCAAGCACCTCAAGCTGCACGGGAAGATGCTTCTTGCCGACGGACTCCGGGCGGTGATCGGGTCCATCAACCTGGCTCCGGGCAGCTTTGACGATCGCCGCGAGCTGGCGATCGAGATTCACGACGACGATGTGGTGGAGCGTCTGCACAAGGTGTCCCATCACGACTGGGAACACTCCCATCCGCTCGACCTGACTGACGAGGGACTTCTGGCCGATCTCGCAGACCGTGAGGGAGCAGGACGACTCGCACTGAAGCCGGGGAAATGA
- a CDS encoding ABC transporter ATP-binding protein, translating into MAAFVTGLLRPYRGSLAVVLGAMLIETVMGLAAPWPLKLVLDNAVGGHPLPGWLHWLEAFAIGQSPMGIAAFAAVLTLGIAVVGGVAGYVDNYYTESVGQWVANDLRLRVYHHLHRLSLKFFDNHQTGVLMSTLTDDVLTLQNFASSATLGILVDLLTIVGMLGLMFWLDWDFTLIALGITPFLLLFVARFKKAVKKATHEVRHRQSDMLAVVQQGLESVRSVKAFGRQPLEESRLASASQATVEAALKARRVKSLLSPIVAFTVAACTAIVLWRGAHLIVTGAMTIGSLTVFLAYLNKFFKPVQDLAKMTNTIAAASVGLERVRAILDTDDIVPERPDARDPAALRGLVEFEDVHFAYNDEAAVLKGVSFAIQPGQRIGICGPTGGGKSTVVSLIPRFYDPTRGRILLDGVDLREFRIDGLRAQIGFVLQDTVLFRGTIRDNIAYGRPEATQPEIEEAARLANAEEFIARAPHGYDTMVGERGLTLSGGQRQRIGIARALVRNAPLLILDEPTAALDTESEQLVMEALERLMEGRTVITIAHRLSTIRDADRIVVLKEGVVAESGTHPELLARNGVYADLHRIQAGGVVAADGH; encoded by the coding sequence ATGGCGGCATTCGTCACCGGCCTTCTGCGCCCCTACCGGGGCTCGCTGGCGGTGGTGCTGGGGGCGATGCTGATCGAGACGGTGATGGGGTTGGCGGCGCCGTGGCCGTTGAAGCTGGTTCTGGACAACGCTGTGGGCGGGCATCCGCTGCCCGGCTGGCTCCACTGGCTGGAGGCCTTTGCCATCGGGCAGTCTCCGATGGGCATTGCCGCTTTCGCGGCGGTGCTGACGCTCGGGATCGCGGTCGTAGGCGGGGTGGCCGGGTATGTGGACAATTACTATACGGAGAGCGTCGGTCAGTGGGTCGCCAATGATCTGCGGCTCCGCGTGTACCACCATCTGCACCGGCTTTCGTTGAAGTTTTTCGACAACCACCAGACCGGGGTGCTGATGAGCACCCTGACCGACGACGTGCTCACCCTGCAAAACTTCGCCTCGTCGGCCACCCTGGGAATCCTCGTGGACCTGCTGACGATCGTGGGGATGCTGGGATTGATGTTCTGGCTCGACTGGGATTTCACCCTGATCGCGCTGGGCATCACCCCGTTCCTGCTCCTGTTTGTGGCCCGGTTCAAGAAGGCGGTGAAGAAGGCCACCCACGAGGTCCGCCACCGGCAGAGTGACATGCTGGCCGTGGTCCAGCAGGGGCTGGAATCCGTGCGCTCCGTGAAGGCCTTCGGGCGCCAGCCGCTGGAGGAGTCGCGCCTGGCCTCCGCAAGTCAGGCCACGGTCGAGGCCGCCCTGAAAGCCCGCCGGGTCAAATCACTCCTGTCGCCGATCGTCGCGTTCACAGTTGCCGCCTGCACGGCCATCGTTCTCTGGCGCGGCGCCCACCTCATCGTGACGGGCGCCATGACCATCGGATCTCTGACGGTGTTCCTGGCGTATCTGAACAAGTTCTTCAAACCGGTGCAGGACCTCGCCAAGATGACCAACACCATCGCCGCCGCCTCCGTCGGACTGGAACGGGTCCGGGCCATCCTCGACACCGACGACATCGTCCCCGAGCGGCCGGACGCGCGGGATCCGGCAGCCCTGCGCGGCCTCGTGGAATTCGAGGACGTCCATTTCGCTTACAACGACGAGGCTGCGGTCCTCAAAGGGGTGAGCTTCGCCATCCAGCCGGGACAGCGGATCGGCATCTGCGGTCCGACCGGAGGCGGGAAATCCACCGTCGTCAGCCTGATTCCCCGGTTCTACGACCCCACCCGGGGCCGCATTCTCTTGGATGGTGTGGATCTCCGCGAGTTTCGGATTGACGGACTTCGCGCGCAGATCGGGTTTGTCCTTCAGGATACCGTGCTGTTTCGCGGCACCATCCGGGACAACATCGCCTACGGACGCCCGGAGGCGACGCAGCCCGAGATCGAGGAGGCGGCGCGGCTCGCCAACGCCGAGGAGTTCATCGCGCGTGCCCCTCATGGGTACGACACAATGGTCGGGGAACGCGGGCTGACGCTGTCCGGCGGCCAGCGTCAGCGGATCGGAATTGCCCGGGCGCTCGTGCGCAATGCGCCCCTGTTGATCCTGGACGAGCCGACCGCGGCCCTGGACACCGAGTCGGAGCAACTGGTGATGGAGGCGCTGGAACGGCTGATGGAGGGCCGAACGGTGATCACGATCGCGCACCGGCTCAGCACCATCCGGGATGCGGACCGCATCGTGGTGTTGAAGGAGGGCGTGGTCGCGGAATCAGGGACCCATCCGGAGTTGCTGGCCCGCAATGGGGTCTATGCCGACCTGCACCGGATCCAGGCGGGCGGCGTCGTGGCCGCGGACGGTCATTGA
- a CDS encoding SCO family protein, translating to MPPPLWNPATLLPAVSAAMLLAVVGCRPSPQATPDVAADGPITNYTVRGVVRSLKPEERTVVVRHEEIPGYMMAMTMPLAVLDVAELDGVRPGDGIRFRMRVTANDGWIDQIEVISNAPPDAPEAAQAPPGFRVLPNVPELEPGDAIPNYAFTNQFGQRFDLESLRGQAVAVTFIFTRCPYPLFCPRMSGHFAQVQRLMSAGADGPANWRLISLTFDPEYDTPETMRAYGARWNANPEHWILATGALDQIEPFAISSGLYFGRDVDVANMNHNLRTLVINPDGRLRETLVGNEWTPAELAASLKAAATPEP from the coding sequence ATGCCCCCGCCCTTGTGGAACCCGGCGACGCTGCTTCCGGCTGTCAGTGCCGCGATGCTGCTCGCTGTCGTGGGCTGCCGGCCGTCGCCCCAGGCGACTCCGGACGTCGCTGCGGACGGCCCGATCACCAACTACACCGTTCGCGGGGTGGTCCGCTCCCTGAAACCTGAGGAAAGGACCGTGGTGGTCCGGCACGAGGAAATCCCGGGCTACATGATGGCCATGACCATGCCCCTGGCGGTGCTGGACGTGGCGGAGCTGGATGGCGTCCGCCCCGGCGACGGCATCCGGTTCCGGATGCGGGTCACGGCCAACGACGGTTGGATTGACCAGATCGAGGTGATCAGCAACGCCCCGCCGGACGCCCCCGAAGCCGCCCAGGCCCCGCCCGGATTCCGCGTCCTGCCCAATGTGCCCGAACTCGAACCGGGCGACGCCATTCCCAACTACGCGTTCACCAACCAGTTTGGACAGCGGTTCGATCTGGAGTCGCTGCGCGGACAGGCGGTGGCCGTGACGTTCATCTTCACCCGCTGTCCGTATCCCCTGTTCTGTCCGCGGATGTCGGGCCACTTCGCACAGGTGCAGCGCCTGATGAGCGCCGGTGCCGACGGTCCAGCCAACTGGCGGCTGATCTCGCTTACCTTCGACCCGGAATACGACACACCCGAAACGATGAGGGCTTACGGCGCGCGCTGGAACGCGAACCCTGAGCACTGGATCCTGGCCACCGGGGCGCTGGACCAGATTGAGCCGTTCGCGATCAGCTCCGGGTTGTACTTCGGACGCGACGTGGACGTGGCCAACATGAACCACAACCTGCGCACGTTGGTCATCAATCCCGACGGCCGGCTCCGGGAAACCCTGGTGGGCAATGAATGGACCCCTGCGGAGCTCGCGGCCTCCTTGAAGGCCGCCGCCACTCCGGAGCCCTGA